One genomic window of Candidatus Nitrosopumilus sediminis includes the following:
- a CDS encoding isocitrate lyase/PEP mutase family protein, with protein sequence MLKSKKPLVIPGVYDALGAKIAQKVGFDAMFQTGYGTSATLFGMPDYGFIGAAETVDNARRICRSVSVPVIVDSDTGYGNALSVWKLVKELESAGASGIFLEDQKWPKRCGHMQGKDVVSQEEYTEKLSAAIDARESKEFMIVARTDARATKGLDEAIQRGKQNKKTGADAVFVEAPRSIDEMKKIGKEINAPLVANMIEGGATPLSSSEVLSKMGFNIILYPLSVLYANTFATMNILQELKNTGNTSKYKQKVVNFDQFNDLVELPKFRKMERKYKN encoded by the coding sequence ATGTTAAAATCAAAAAAACCACTTGTTATTCCAGGAGTTTATGATGCATTAGGTGCAAAAATTGCTCAAAAAGTAGGATTTGATGCGATGTTTCAAACAGGATATGGTACATCCGCAACATTGTTTGGAATGCCAGATTATGGATTTATCGGAGCTGCTGAAACTGTAGATAATGCTAGAAGAATTTGCAGATCTGTTTCAGTCCCAGTTATTGTTGATTCAGATACAGGATATGGTAATGCACTAAGCGTATGGAAATTAGTAAAAGAGTTAGAATCAGCAGGTGCATCAGGCATTTTTCTAGAGGATCAAAAATGGCCTAAACGATGTGGACATATGCAAGGAAAAGATGTTGTATCTCAGGAAGAATATACAGAAAAACTGTCAGCTGCTATTGATGCAAGAGAAAGTAAAGAGTTCATGATTGTTGCAAGAACAGACGCACGCGCAACAAAAGGATTAGATGAAGCAATTCAACGAGGAAAACAAAATAAGAAGACAGGTGCAGATGCAGTTTTTGTTGAAGCTCCAAGATCAATAGATGAGATGAAAAAAATTGGTAAGGAGATCAATGCACCATTAGTTGCAAACATGATTGAAGGTGGAGCTACACCGTTAAGCTCTTCTGAAGTATTAAGCAAAATGGGATTCAATATTATTTTGTATCCATTGTCAGTTTTGTATGCAAATACATTTGCAACAATGAATATTTTACAAGAATTAAAGAATACAGGAAATACATCAAAGTATAAACAAAAAGTTGTAAATTTTGATCAGTTTAATGACTTGGTTGAACTTCCAAAATTTAGAAAGATGGAAAGAAAATATAAAAATTAG
- a CDS encoding acyltransferase, with translation MVTNFISEKAKIGENVQIWHFSYVGDDVELGDNVKIGSLAHIDYDVKIGENTKIEGQAYIPPLSRIGKNVFIGPAAVLTNDPYPMCDKMIGVTIEDNAVIGARAVIKAGVTIGRNSVVAMGAIVTRDVPENSVVMGSPASIRYTREEYNKKQRQWKES, from the coding sequence ATGGTCACTAATTTTATTTCAGAAAAAGCAAAAATTGGTGAAAATGTTCAGATTTGGCATTTTTCATATGTTGGTGATGACGTAGAACTAGGAGATAACGTCAAGATTGGTTCTCTTGCACATATTGATTACGATGTAAAAATTGGTGAAAATACAAAGATTGAAGGTCAAGCATACATTCCACCTCTTTCCAGAATTGGAAAAAATGTTTTCATTGGTCCAGCTGCAGTATTGACAAATGATCCTTATCCAATGTGTGATAAAATGATAGGAGTCACGATTGAGGATAATGCAGTTATTGGTGCACGTGCAGTAATCAAAGCAGGTGTAACTATAGGAAGAAACAGTGTAGTTGCAATGGGTGCAATTGTGACAAGAGATGTACCTGAAAATTCTGTTGTGATGGGATCTCCGGCTTCAATTAGATACACAAGAGAGGAATACAACAAAAAGCAAAGACAGTGGAAGGAAAGTTAA
- a CDS encoding MraY family glycosyltransferase, translating into MIDLLIPAIVSCIVAFVVVFVMTPPLIKFLEQKNFAVKDMNKKEDVMVVRPGGPAIIAGIIISEIILYAFLQMNEILAILITTSVAFVIGYVDDRKVMSGWFKPVALAIAAIPIIVLGTYDTNLAFPLFGTVQIPVLYIALIIFMIPITGNTINSIDVLNGVASGFMVIASFSLSLCLFIVQNYEIAVVSLPLGFVSLAFYKYHKVPSKIFPGDSGALTLGAMYGAIAIVGGIEIIAAVALLPAVINSFLFLSSVKRVVEHRQIKGKPVDHTEDFKLKATNDKKAPVTLVRLILAGGPMSEKQVGIAIFKLATFSGILAVITALMMGVSL; encoded by the coding sequence TTGATTGATTTACTGATTCCAGCTATCGTTTCATGCATTGTAGCGTTTGTTGTGGTGTTTGTGATGACTCCTCCACTAATCAAATTTTTAGAACAAAAAAATTTTGCAGTAAAAGACATGAACAAAAAAGAAGATGTAATGGTAGTAAGACCTGGTGGTCCTGCCATCATTGCAGGAATTATTATATCCGAAATTATTCTTTATGCATTTTTACAAATGAATGAAATTCTTGCTATACTAATTACAACATCTGTTGCGTTTGTAATTGGATATGTTGATGATAGAAAAGTAATGAGTGGATGGTTTAAACCTGTTGCACTTGCAATAGCTGCAATTCCAATCATTGTATTGGGTACATATGATACTAATCTTGCATTTCCATTGTTTGGAACAGTACAAATTCCTGTATTGTATATTGCATTAATTATTTTTATGATCCCCATAACTGGAAATACCATTAACTCCATTGATGTCCTAAACGGAGTTGCAAGTGGGTTTATGGTAATTGCAAGTTTCTCATTATCTCTTTGTTTATTTATTGTACAAAACTATGAAATTGCGGTTGTAAGTTTACCGCTTGGATTTGTTTCGTTAGCTTTTTACAAATATCATAAAGTTCCAAGCAAGATTTTTCCTGGAGATTCAGGAGCTCTAACTTTGGGTGCAATGTATGGCGCTATTGCAATTGTTGGTGGCATAGAAATTATCGCAGCAGTTGCTTTGTTACCTGCAGTAATTAACTCCTTTTTGTTCCTATCAAGCGTTAAACGAGTTGTAGAACATAGGCAAATCAAGGGAAAACCTGTAGATCATACTGAAGATTTCAAATTAAAGGCAACTAATGACAAGAAAGCACCTGTGACTCTGGTGAGACTAATTCTTGCAGGTGGCCCTATGTCTGAAAAACAAGTAGGGATTGCAATTTTCAAACTGGCAACATTTTCAGGAATTTTGGCAGTGATAACCGCATTAATGATGGGTGTATCACTTTGA
- a CDS encoding minichromosome maintenance protein MCM: MSTAQASTFTDSALSDKVKEFLTRFKDRDGNYKYVDAIDEMMPKNAKYIIVDYNDLVIEPQIEAIFSQNPDRIFDAFSRAIKEALQTRFPEYAEKIKDEVRVRLINFPLERSLRQINAETIGKITSVSGMVVRASEVKPLAKELVFVCPDEHPTKVIQLKGMDVKMPIVCDNPSCKHRDFELKPEASKFIDFQILRLQELPEDLPPGQLPHYIDVTTRQDLVDNSRPGDRIILTGVVRVEQESVAGVQRGHSGLYRLRIEGNNIEFLSGRGSKTDRKIGREEISPEEEKLIKSLSQSSDVYQRLIDSFAPHIQGQSLIKEAILLLIVGSNQRLLGDGSKIRGDINVFLVGDPGTAKSEMLKFCARIAPRGLYTSGRGSTAAGLTAAVVRDKTGIMMLEAGAVVLGDQGLVSIDEFDKMKPEDRSALHEVMEQQSASIAKGGIVATLNARTSILAAANPMYGKYDPFKNITENVNLPIPLLTRFDLIFVVRDIPTKERDMQIAKHIIRRNTTQGTDKKSVIEVDLLTKYLSYAKRGEPELTQEAEAKILDYYLQMRNVESEEMITVTPRQLEGIIRLSTARARLLMKDKVEEEDAERAIFLIQSMLQDAGVDVNTGKVDLGVLQGKPRSEVSKMQLFMDVLKGLEGDNKVPVEEKIFVKELEKSEKFTEEEARNYIRRMLREASIYESKPGHYNRV; this comes from the coding sequence ATGAGCACAGCTCAAGCTAGCACATTTACTGATTCTGCATTATCTGACAAGGTAAAAGAATTCTTAACTCGCTTCAAAGATAGAGATGGCAACTACAAGTATGTAGATGCCATCGACGAGATGATGCCAAAGAATGCAAAGTATATCATCGTTGATTACAATGATTTGGTTATAGAGCCACAAATTGAAGCAATCTTCTCACAAAATCCTGATAGAATATTTGATGCTTTTTCAAGAGCAATCAAAGAAGCATTACAAACAAGATTTCCAGAGTATGCAGAAAAAATCAAAGATGAAGTTCGTGTAAGACTAATCAATTTCCCATTAGAACGAAGTCTGAGACAAATCAATGCTGAAACAATTGGAAAAATCACCAGTGTTTCTGGAATGGTGGTTCGTGCATCTGAAGTAAAACCCCTTGCAAAGGAACTAGTCTTTGTATGTCCTGATGAACACCCAACAAAAGTAATCCAACTAAAAGGAATGGATGTTAAAATGCCCATTGTCTGTGATAATCCGTCTTGTAAACACCGTGACTTTGAATTAAAACCAGAAGCAAGCAAGTTTATTGATTTTCAAATTCTAAGATTACAAGAACTTCCTGAGGATTTGCCCCCTGGACAACTACCTCATTACATCGACGTCACAACTAGGCAGGATTTAGTTGACAATTCAAGGCCAGGAGATCGAATAATTCTTACTGGTGTGGTGAGAGTAGAGCAAGAATCAGTTGCTGGAGTTCAAAGAGGACACAGTGGATTGTACCGATTAAGAATTGAAGGAAACAATATTGAATTTCTAAGTGGACGTGGTTCCAAAACTGACAGAAAAATTGGCAGAGAAGAAATTTCCCCTGAAGAAGAGAAACTAATTAAATCTCTTAGTCAAAGCTCAGATGTTTATCAAAGATTGATAGATTCATTTGCTCCCCATATCCAAGGTCAATCATTAATCAAAGAGGCTATTCTGTTACTAATTGTTGGCTCCAACCAGAGACTACTTGGTGATGGAAGCAAGATTAGAGGAGACATTAACGTATTTCTTGTAGGAGATCCCGGTACTGCAAAATCTGAGATGCTAAAGTTTTGTGCAAGAATTGCACCAAGAGGTTTGTATACATCTGGTAGAGGTTCTACAGCTGCAGGACTTACAGCTGCTGTAGTTAGAGACAAAACAGGAATTATGATGTTAGAAGCAGGTGCTGTTGTATTAGGTGATCAAGGTCTTGTAAGTATAGATGAATTTGACAAGATGAAACCCGAAGACAGAAGTGCATTACACGAAGTTATGGAACAACAATCTGCAAGTATTGCAAAAGGAGGTATTGTAGCTACACTAAATGCCAGAACTTCAATTTTAGCTGCAGCAAACCCCATGTATGGAAAATATGATCCTTTCAAAAATATTACAGAAAATGTAAATCTTCCAATTCCGCTTCTTACAAGATTTGACTTGATATTTGTTGTAAGAGATATTCCAACTAAAGAAAGAGATATGCAAATTGCAAAACACATTATTCGAAGAAACACAACACAAGGTACTGATAAAAAATCAGTCATTGAAGTTGATTTGTTAACAAAATATCTATCATATGCAAAACGTGGGGAACCCGAATTGACACAAGAGGCAGAAGCCAAAATACTGGATTATTATCTACAGATGAGAAATGTAGAATCTGAAGAAATGATTACCGTTACTCCTAGACAATTGGAAGGAATTATTCGACTCTCTACTGCAAGAGCAAGATTACTCATGAAAGATAAGGTAGAGGAGGAAGATGCCGAGCGTGCAATATTCCTAATTCAGAGTATGCTTCAAGATGCAGGAGTTGATGTCAATACTGGTAAAGTAGATCTTGGAGTGTTACAAGGAAAACCAAGAAGTGAGGTTTCAAAGATGCAATTGTTTATGGATGTACTAAAAGGTCTTGAAGGAGACAACAAGGTTCCAGTAGAAGAGAAAATCTTTGTTAAAGAACTAGAAAAGAGTGAGAAATTCACAGAAGAAGAGGCAAGAAACTATATCAGAAGAATGCTCAGAGAAGCATCTATTTATGAATCAAAACCCGGTCACTATAACCGAGTATGA
- a CDS encoding DNA-binding protein, whose translation MSNETRDTVFIGKKPLMAYVTSTLIQLANLPSVNIKARGLSIGRAVDVAQIIARKTENAGYSIGEIKIGSESLESQDGRTRNVSTIEIEVKRNTN comes from the coding sequence ATGTCAAATGAAACAAGAGATACCGTATTCATTGGTAAGAAACCATTGATGGCATATGTAACATCAACGCTAATTCAATTGGCAAACTTACCATCCGTCAACATCAAAGCTAGAGGACTCAGCATTGGACGTGCTGTCGATGTAGCTCAAATCATTGCAAGAAAAACAGAAAATGCAGGCTACTCTATCGGAGAAATAAAAATTGGCTCAGAATCATTAGAGTCACAAGACGGTAGAACAAGAAACGTTTCAACAATAGAAATTGAAGTAAAGAGAAATACAAATTAA
- a CDS encoding ferredoxin--NADP reductase, which yields MVVDNKATVTYVQLLKEDLVIIRLVPKDGPVPEYKAGQFITLGLPNPVENGKIVRRAYSIASHPENRDYIELVIRWVRKPLPGRLTTQIFNIKEGDEILWLKPTGRALLINEELTNGEKDNRRIVCIGGGTGLAPFVSFAQHLHDIGDKREIIVLHGASYVDELSYKDLLTNLENESIARGKDQWNFRYRAAISRPQEWFNRSWAGQVGRVETFLRPREGELSPLEELIGEKITKENTIFYVCGWQGTIDGVMDFLNPKGFVTEHDKREDGSFEVKYESYG from the coding sequence ATGGTCGTAGATAACAAAGCAACTGTTACTTATGTACAACTATTGAAAGAAGATCTTGTAATCATCAGATTAGTTCCAAAAGATGGTCCTGTTCCAGAATACAAAGCGGGTCAATTCATCACATTAGGATTACCAAATCCTGTAGAAAACGGAAAAATTGTTAGACGAGCATATTCAATAGCATCACATCCAGAAAATAGAGATTACATCGAGTTAGTAATCAGATGGGTAAGAAAACCATTACCGGGAAGATTAACTACACAAATTTTCAATATCAAAGAAGGAGATGAAATCCTTTGGTTAAAACCAACAGGTAGAGCTTTACTGATCAATGAAGAATTAACAAATGGTGAAAAAGATAACAGACGAATTGTTTGTATTGGCGGAGGAACCGGTTTAGCACCATTTGTAAGCTTTGCACAGCATCTTCATGACATAGGAGATAAACGAGAGATTATAGTTTTGCATGGAGCAAGTTATGTTGATGAATTAAGTTACAAAGATTTGCTAACCAATCTTGAAAATGAGAGTATTGCAAGAGGCAAAGATCAATGGAATTTCAGATATAGGGCTGCAATCAGTAGACCACAGGAATGGTTTAACAGATCATGGGCAGGCCAAGTAGGAAGAGTTGAAACATTCCTAAGACCAAGAGAAGGAGAGCTTTCCCCATTAGAAGAATTAATTGGTGAAAAGATTACCAAAGAAAACACAATCTTCTATGTTTGTGGATGGCAAGGAACCATTGATGGTGTAATGGACTTTTTGAATCCCAAAGGATTTGTTACAGAACATGATAAGCGTGAAGATGGAAGCTTTGAAGTCAAATACGAATCATACGGATAG
- a CDS encoding branched-chain amino acid transaminase, producing the protein MKLPLSKYVWFDGKYVPTEKAQVPITTHAIHYGTSIFEGIRAYWNGKNLNVFRLDEHVKRFRRSGQFYNISLNFSDQEITDAVIGICKKNKMKKSCYIRPFYFVGDYGINLHVTEKAPTSVAIFTFPFGDLFNKNGITAGVVSWRKFSDMSTPPQAKMGGNYLNSIIATQEAKRNGFDEAILLDHNGNVSEAPGENIFIVREGQLITPSLASSALEGITRDAIIKIGKDLDLDVIERDITRSELTTSEEIFLTGTAAEITPIIKMDSKQIGNGRPGDITKKMMEEYSEIVMNKNDEYSHWLTEVY; encoded by the coding sequence ATGAAACTTCCATTATCAAAATATGTCTGGTTTGATGGAAAGTATGTCCCTACAGAAAAAGCTCAAGTTCCAATTACAACCCACGCAATTCATTATGGAACATCAATCTTTGAAGGAATTAGAGCATATTGGAATGGAAAAAATCTTAATGTGTTTAGACTAGATGAACATGTAAAACGATTTAGAAGATCAGGGCAGTTTTATAACATTTCACTTAATTTCTCAGATCAAGAAATTACTGATGCAGTTATTGGTATTTGTAAAAAAAATAAAATGAAGAAATCTTGTTACATTAGACCATTTTATTTTGTAGGCGATTATGGAATTAATCTGCATGTTACTGAAAAAGCACCAACGTCTGTTGCTATCTTTACATTTCCTTTTGGAGATTTGTTTAACAAAAATGGAATTACTGCCGGTGTGGTATCTTGGAGAAAATTCTCAGACATGTCAACACCCCCACAAGCAAAAATGGGAGGAAATTATCTAAATTCCATTATTGCCACACAAGAAGCAAAGCGAAATGGGTTCGATGAAGCAATTTTGCTTGATCATAATGGGAATGTAAGTGAAGCACCAGGTGAAAATATCTTCATAGTAAGAGAGGGTCAATTAATCACTCCGTCACTTGCATCATCTGCATTAGAAGGAATTACTCGTGATGCGATAATCAAAATTGGAAAAGATTTGGATTTGGATGTTATTGAACGAGATATTACAAGAAGTGAATTAACGACATCTGAAGAAATTTTCTTGACAGGTACAGCAGCAGAGATCACACCCATCATAAAGATGGATTCAAAACAAATTGGAAACGGAAGACCCGGAGACATTACAAAAAAGATGATGGAAGAGTATTCAGAGATAGTAATGAACAAAAATGATGAATATTCTCATTGGTTAACTGAGGTATATTAG
- a CDS encoding DEAD/DEAH box helicase, with the protein MNIEKLKLPESAIEFLKSQGFEKLYPPQADSVKSGLLDGKSILVSAPTASGKTLIAMLAMLSYLYKNKGKIIYLSPLRALAAEKFAEFKKLEKIALGNKIKVAISTGDFENIEKNLEKSNVLILTNEKMDSIIRHGVEWVDDIGLVISDEVHLIGDESRGPTLEMILTQLKLLETKPQIVGLSATITNSDEIADWLECKLVKNDWRPVPLSEGVCDAGEVTMNDGKTFEVERSLRGTPIDLGVQSVQQGGQSLVFAETRTRSKSLATKAADAISQILEKKEISELEKTSKKLLAENEHTELVKTLALLVKKGVAFHHAGLNQKCRETIEAEFRKGTIKLLSSTPTLAAGVNLPARRVVISNVNRYNAKVGANRPISILEYKQLCGRAGRPQYDDYGESIIVGNGNTDDLIEYYINGEPEPIESKITDDKSLRTHILSVIVTHPGIKKEEILEFFLQTLGGLQSRKPTLKFAIDISLRFLSSKFLIIKKGERYAATEFGKKTSMLYIDPLTATYFRDSIENVSQERKHTFGFLHLITNCKEFFPKFALRQKDYETASLMIENNSSELLEPISEYDCSRSLLALQYWITESTELSLSDSLGIESGDMHRMTENANWLSYCLREISKHVERVDLLQELGDLRNRVVYGIREELLDLVRVKGIGRVRARILFKNGIKNLDDLRKIPVNKLAEIDKIGSTIADNIKAELRKVR; encoded by the coding sequence ATGAACATAGAGAAACTAAAACTTCCTGAATCTGCAATTGAATTTTTAAAATCACAAGGTTTTGAAAAATTATATCCGCCACAGGCTGATAGTGTAAAATCTGGATTATTAGATGGAAAAAGCATTCTAGTTTCAGCTCCTACTGCAAGTGGAAAAACTTTGATAGCGATGCTTGCAATGTTGAGTTATCTATATAAAAACAAAGGAAAGATAATTTATCTCAGTCCATTGCGAGCACTAGCTGCTGAAAAATTTGCAGAATTCAAAAAATTAGAAAAAATTGCTTTAGGAAATAAAATAAAGGTAGCAATATCAACAGGTGATTTTGAAAATATTGAAAAAAATCTAGAGAAAAGCAACGTGTTGATTTTAACAAATGAAAAAATGGATTCTATCATTCGACATGGTGTTGAATGGGTTGACGATATAGGATTAGTAATTTCTGATGAAGTACATTTGATTGGAGATGAAAGTAGAGGTCCTACACTTGAGATGATTCTGACTCAACTAAAACTGTTGGAAACAAAACCACAAATTGTTGGTCTTAGTGCAACGATAACTAATTCCGATGAAATTGCAGATTGGCTCGAATGCAAACTAGTAAAAAATGACTGGAGACCTGTTCCGTTATCAGAAGGGGTATGTGATGCCGGTGAAGTTACAATGAATGATGGTAAAACCTTTGAAGTTGAGCGTAGTTTGAGGGGAACCCCAATTGATCTAGGCGTACAATCAGTACAACAAGGAGGTCAATCACTGGTTTTTGCCGAGACTAGAACTCGCTCAAAATCCCTTGCAACAAAAGCAGCTGATGCAATCTCACAAATTCTTGAAAAAAAAGAAATTTCGGAACTTGAAAAAACATCAAAAAAACTTCTAGCTGAAAACGAACATACTGAATTAGTGAAAACTTTGGCTTTACTTGTAAAAAAAGGAGTTGCGTTTCACCATGCAGGATTAAATCAAAAGTGCAGAGAAACAATAGAGGCGGAATTTCGTAAAGGAACAATTAAACTATTGTCATCAACTCCTACACTAGCTGCAGGTGTCAATCTTCCTGCAAGAAGAGTTGTCATTTCAAATGTAAATAGATACAATGCAAAAGTTGGAGCAAACAGACCAATCAGTATTTTAGAATATAAACAGCTTTGTGGAAGAGCTGGAAGACCACAATATGATGATTATGGGGAATCAATTATTGTTGGAAATGGTAACACTGATGATCTGATTGAATATTACATTAATGGAGAACCTGAACCAATTGAATCAAAAATTACTGATGACAAATCTTTGCGAACTCATATTTTGAGTGTGATAGTCACACATCCTGGAATTAAAAAAGAAGAGATTCTGGAATTCTTTTTACAAACACTAGGAGGATTGCAATCAAGAAAACCTACATTAAAATTTGCAATTGACATTTCATTACGTTTCCTTTCTAGCAAATTCCTGATAATTAAAAAAGGTGAAAGATATGCTGCAACTGAATTTGGAAAAAAGACATCAATGTTGTACATCGATCCTTTAACTGCCACATACTTTAGAGATTCAATTGAAAATGTTTCCCAAGAAAGAAAACATACTTTTGGATTTTTACATCTAATCACAAACTGTAAAGAATTTTTCCCAAAATTTGCCCTTAGACAAAAAGATTATGAGACTGCCAGTTTAATGATTGAGAATAATTCATCTGAATTACTAGAGCCTATTTCAGAATATGACTGTTCACGCAGTCTATTGGCTTTACAATACTGGATTACTGAATCCACTGAATTATCACTATCTGACAGTCTTGGAATCGAATCTGGAGACATGCACAGAATGACTGAAAATGCTAATTGGCTATCTTATTGTTTGAGAGAAATTTCTAAGCACGTAGAGAGGGTTGATTTACTCCAAGAATTGGGTGATTTAAGAAATAGAGTGGTTTATGGCATAAGGGAGGAGTTACTTGATTTGGTGAGAGTTAAGGGGATTGGAAGAGTAAGAGCTAGAATTCTTTTTAAAAATGGGATCAAAAACCTGGATGATTTGAGGAAAATTCCTGTGAATAAATTGGCAGAAATTGATAAAATTGGTTCAACCATTGCGGATAACATAAAGGCTGAGTTACGAAAGGTTAGATAA
- a CDS encoding HEAT repeat domain-containing protein, producing MENISKVLESGSSKEKIKILQTLEDADTPEILEKIISKLDDDDIEVRGEAFSSLVSNKNKISKFLINSLNAANKNIRGFASLVLANRNERLAIPEIIKLVKDERSMVRSCALGALGYLKAREAKDVFIEALSDSNLEVKKSALQAIIDLEIIISEEKINECFKEKDSEIEKMILLIKR from the coding sequence TTGGAAAATATTTCAAAAGTTTTAGAATCAGGAAGTAGTAAAGAAAAAATCAAAATATTACAGACTTTGGAGGATGCAGATACTCCAGAGATTTTAGAAAAAATAATTTCAAAATTAGATGATGATGATATAGAAGTTAGAGGTGAAGCGTTCAGTTCGCTTGTATCAAATAAAAATAAAATCTCAAAGTTTTTAATTAATAGCTTAAATGCTGCAAATAAAAATATCAGAGGTTTTGCATCACTAGTACTAGCAAATAGAAATGAAAGATTAGCTATTCCTGAAATAATCAAGTTAGTAAAAGATGAACGATCAATGGTTAGATCATGTGCACTTGGAGCATTAGGATATCTAAAAGCTAGAGAAGCTAAAGATGTTTTCATAGAGGCATTATCAGATTCTAACCTAGAAGTAAAGAAAAGTGCATTACAAGCAATCATTGATCTAGAGATTATAATTTCAGAAGAAAAAATTAATGAATGTTTTAAAGAAAAAGATTCTGAAATTGAAAAAATGATTTTATTAATAAAAAGATAA
- a CDS encoding Trm112 family protein yields MNKTMMNILACPIDKSYPLELFEIKEKGGIVSEGAIFCLKCSRFFPIIEEIPIMLPDELRDKKQEMEFLKKFKDQLPEKIITKANPWHL; encoded by the coding sequence ATGAACAAAACAATGATGAATATTTTGGCGTGTCCAATTGACAAAAGTTATCCTTTAGAGTTATTTGAGATAAAGGAAAAAGGGGGCATCGTTTCAGAAGGTGCAATATTTTGCCTAAAATGTTCTAGATTCTTTCCAATAATCGAAGAAATTCCAATCATGCTTCCTGATGAACTAAGGGATAAAAAGCAAGAAATGGAATTTCTAAAAAAGTTCAAAGATCAATTGCCTGAAAAAATTATTACAAAGGCAAACCCATGGCACTTGTGA
- a CDS encoding Gfo/Idh/MocA family protein: MKIIQIGTGGWGKNHTRILSQLGVLVAVCDADAQKSKEYGEKYSVNHYDSLDELLDVEEFDGAFVVTPTSTHTEIAKKLLGAKKHVFVEKPMTYKSEEGQDLAKLAEKNKVILTCGYIERFNPAVDLVKKMVKDKKYGDLVMLEFHRENRMPLHIKDVGIIYDTSVHDIDTANWLFDDMPQVVFARAGKIKHEHEDFASIMLGYKNDKVAIISSNWITPKKIRKFNAVCTDAIISSDFITQEITIEKDEESEIITNEKQEPLLLEIQNFLGAVKGKNEQVVKSQEAVNVTKIAEAALLSSQKGIPIYLDLK, from the coding sequence ATGAAAATTATTCAGATTGGAACAGGGGGATGGGGTAAAAATCATACTAGGATTTTATCGCAGTTAGGAGTACTAGTAGCTGTATGTGATGCAGATGCTCAAAAAAGTAAAGAATATGGAGAAAAATATTCAGTTAATCACTATGATTCATTAGATGAATTACTAGATGTGGAAGAATTCGATGGTGCTTTTGTAGTCACTCCAACATCAACTCACACAGAAATTGCTAAAAAATTACTTGGGGCAAAAAAACATGTATTTGTAGAAAAACCAATGACTTACAAATCAGAAGAAGGTCAGGATCTTGCAAAACTTGCAGAAAAAAATAAAGTAATTCTTACTTGTGGGTATATTGAAAGATTCAATCCTGCAGTGGATCTTGTTAAAAAAATGGTCAAAGACAAAAAATATGGAGATTTAGTAATGCTTGAATTTCACAGAGAAAACAGAATGCCTCTACATATCAAAGATGTGGGAATTATTTATGACACATCAGTACATGATATTGATACTGCAAATTGGTTGTTTGATGATATGCCACAAGTGGTATTTGCAAGAGCAGGAAAAATAAAACATGAACATGAAGATTTTGCAAGCATTATGTTAGGATATAAAAATGACAAAGTTGCAATTATTTCATCAAATTGGATTACACCAAAAAAAATAAGAAAATTCAATGCAGTTTGTACTGATGCAATAATTTCATCGGATTTTATCACTCAAGAGATCACTATAGAAAAAGATGAAGAATCAGAAATCATTACAAATGAAAAACAAGAGCCATTATTACTTGAAATTCAAAATTTTCTAGGAGCTGTCAAAGGAAAGAATGAACAGGTAGTAAAATCACAAGAGGCAGTAAATGTTACAAAGATTGCAGAAGCTGCACTTTTATCTAGTCAAAAGGGAATCCCAATCTATCTGGATCTAAAATGA